The region TGTTTAGGTCAGTAACTCATTTATTTTTTATTTTCTTTCTTCTCTTGAACGTCCATATCGTGCATGCGAATGTCTTTTTGGGATTAGGTGGGGGCGTAAGATTAATTAAATCTGATGATAGTAATTTCGAAGGTAAGTTTACCCCGATGCTTTATGGTGGATACAAAATTCTTCCTTGGGCATTTGCACTGGAAGCTTTGTACTATGATGATGAGAGCGACGCTGGAACTTCATACACGATAGAAAATAAACATTACGAAGCCTCTATTTATGCTTTGAGATTTATCAATTACGAAGAGGGTAAAGCCATCAATCCTTACGTACTGGGAGGCTGGGGCTTATTTCAAGAAAGGCTAACGAGCAATTTCATGGGCGCAGTGGATAAAGATAAATCCAAGTTGAATTCTGCGGTCAAAATCGGTCTGGGGGCATGGGCTCCGTTAGGCTCTCTGGCTTTTATCAATCTTGAGGCAAAAGGAATGTATTCTAAAGACTTCACACCAGATTTGATATTTGAATTGTCATCAAAAGTCGGGGTTGATTTTTAACTTTTTGCAAAACATGACGTTTTTGATA is a window of Bdellovibrionota bacterium DNA encoding:
- a CDS encoding outer membrane beta-barrel protein, which translates into the protein MGLGGGVRLIKSDDSNFEGKFTPMLYGGYKILPWAFALEALYYDDESDAGTSYTIENKHYEASIYALRFINYEEGKAINPYVLGGWGLFQERLTSNFMGAVDKDKSKLNSAVKIGLGAWAPLGSLAFINLEAKGMYSKDFTPDLIFELSSKVGVDF